Proteins co-encoded in one Candidatus Zixiibacteriota bacterium genomic window:
- a CDS encoding tetratricopeptide repeat protein, which translates to MRTVITIFLALTIVASASAQRLTYDALVRSAKIYLQEAPKDYVKAEEKLRQAIDEFQDKQPVEAYFGLGALQAEKKRYAEMNENFEAALKICAEATDKKLKKRCDKENISETIISIRLSSWIDEFNSGASVLAGAVDLWPDLEDAESEDDTLDILDEIDATYRSALQNFVNASIIIPDSAQAWINAGITYYNLGKVKKTLGEPDAETALKDSAIIAYETAIEVHPENFDLLSNMSTIYFELKNWDACAATFGKMAALQPDNVSVLSNLSMLLMELDSKDTLNTLNLGDSITFVFDRIIELDPTNVDALSQRAFATITESIGINDSISVLRGLDENVHKSEIQALTEVRNAAYRSVIDDFTVVAETDPGNYDAWYWMGNCYYFLEEYQKSLECYEKALAIKPDAKEVLEILAPLYLKQGDRKKSDEAQKKYEELVGESG; encoded by the coding sequence ATGAGAACTGTTATAACGATATTCCTGGCGTTGACTATAGTCGCATCAGCATCAGCTCAACGGCTAACCTATGATGCCCTTGTTCGTTCCGCCAAGATTTACCTTCAGGAAGCTCCGAAGGACTATGTGAAGGCGGAAGAGAAGCTCAGACAGGCTATAGACGAGTTTCAAGACAAACAGCCAGTCGAAGCTTACTTCGGACTCGGTGCGTTGCAGGCTGAGAAGAAGCGTTATGCGGAGATGAACGAGAATTTCGAAGCAGCCCTGAAGATTTGCGCCGAAGCTACTGACAAGAAATTGAAGAAGCGGTGCGACAAAGAGAACATTTCGGAGACCATTATCTCAATTCGTCTCAGCTCCTGGATTGACGAGTTTAATAGTGGTGCTTCGGTGCTGGCGGGTGCGGTCGACCTTTGGCCTGATCTCGAAGACGCTGAGTCAGAAGATGACACTCTCGACATATTGGATGAGATCGACGCTACATATCGGTCTGCGCTCCAGAATTTTGTAAATGCCAGTATCATAATTCCTGACTCGGCTCAAGCTTGGATCAACGCAGGAATCACGTACTACAATCTCGGCAAAGTCAAGAAGACCCTTGGCGAACCAGATGCAGAGACGGCACTGAAAGATTCCGCTATCATTGCCTACGAGACCGCCATAGAGGTACATCCGGAAAACTTCGATCTGCTGTCAAACATGTCAACGATATACTTCGAGCTCAAGAATTGGGATGCATGTGCTGCGACTTTTGGCAAAATGGCCGCCCTGCAGCCGGATAATGTCTCGGTCCTTAGCAATCTCTCGATGCTCCTCATGGAGCTCGATTCAAAGGATACTCTCAACACTCTGAATCTGGGTGACTCCATTACTTTCGTGTTCGATAGAATAATAGAACTTGATCCCACAAACGTTGACGCTTTGAGTCAGCGGGCCTTCGCGACCATTACCGAGAGCATCGGCATCAATGACTCAATCAGTGTACTCAGAGGTCTCGACGAGAACGTGCATAAGTCAGAAATTCAGGCGCTGACTGAGGTAAGGAATGCGGCATACCGTAGCGTCATTGATGATTTTACTGTGGTAGCAGAAACAGATCCCGGCAACTATGACGCATGGTATTGGATGGGTAACTGTTATTATTTCCTCGAGGAATATCAGAAATCGCTGGAGTGTTACGAGAAGGCATTAGCAATCAAGCCGGATGCCAAGGAGGTTTTGGAAATCCTCGCGCCGCTCTATTTGAAGCAGGGGGATCGGAAGAAATCTGATGAAGCTCAGAAGAAGTATGAGGAGTTGGTAGGGGAATCCGGTTAG
- the priA gene encoding primosomal protein N' — protein sequence MIVDVIFVQGPPLPLSYQVPAGLADDISEGCRVVADVRNKKTVGVVWSLQTGNDDSLKKIHEVIDSDPLISLEQRGLIEWMSRYYYSSLGSVLKLFLPKLLMQPDGLLICRTASRLDSEGASPDEILSHLAPNRPIKVSTLKAKLGSQIGFHRRLTDLEKSGLVTVSYRQPRRISTIDELVQLSAADAGEQKLGSKQKLVIEHLQKSGKPMRLSALIKNAKFSRQTIRSLSKKGIVTIKAPPDTSSQFSSVQELMLNREQMDVVESVSKAIIDRTFETFLLYGVTGSGKTEVYVKLIWDALELGKTALLLQPEIALSEQVFSKLSARFGDRICRLHSNVTDSERYAIFKGIESGAIRVVIGPRSAIFSPLRNLGLIIVDEEHDHSYKQGGSAPYYQGRDAAVMLGKLSCCPVLLGSATPSVESWGNAQNGKYTLLRLTTRWDERQMPSIKHIVHRPAAEHEEPLSDYLRERIEECLSSGAQTVLFLNRRGFAPTVKCLDCRATLRCPNCDVGLVFHIASREKVLCHLCGFKSALDHTCQACGAANWGFFGAGTQRIEDYLNLKFPSAVVGRLDADAAEKAGAAKKTLAGFSARKVNILVGTQMVAKGLDFPDVRLVGILGADASMNFPDFRSVERTFALLFQASGRAGRGKYRGEVVVQVDSDESPLLQVTEKSDFAEFLDKELARRTQLGYPPLRHLVLMKLKSGSAERVESAAFELQKKLASARRKYDRFMSVLGPAPAPLFKVLNNYRWRIMIKTSSVASTLTFLDSFIGDPSVRETVRKVRLIIDVDPYDMM from the coding sequence ATGATTGTAGACGTAATTTTCGTTCAGGGACCTCCTCTGCCGCTTTCGTATCAAGTACCTGCGGGTCTCGCGGATGACATATCGGAAGGTTGCAGAGTAGTCGCTGATGTTCGCAATAAGAAGACTGTCGGAGTAGTATGGTCTCTTCAGACCGGCAATGACGACAGCCTCAAAAAGATTCACGAGGTCATCGATTCCGATCCGCTGATTTCGCTTGAGCAGCGGGGGCTGATCGAGTGGATGTCACGGTATTACTATTCCTCACTCGGTTCGGTGTTAAAACTCTTCTTACCGAAACTGCTGATGCAGCCGGATGGATTATTGATTTGCAGGACTGCAAGTAGGCTCGATAGCGAAGGCGCATCGCCGGATGAGATTCTGTCTCATCTCGCACCCAATAGACCTATCAAAGTCAGCACTCTGAAGGCGAAGCTCGGTTCGCAGATCGGATTCCACCGACGACTTACTGATTTGGAGAAGAGTGGGCTTGTAACTGTCTCGTATCGGCAGCCGCGTCGAATCAGTACAATTGATGAGTTAGTACAACTAAGCGCTGCCGATGCTGGTGAGCAGAAGCTTGGCTCAAAGCAGAAGCTGGTTATCGAACATCTTCAGAAGTCGGGGAAACCGATGAGATTGTCCGCACTTATCAAGAATGCGAAGTTCTCGCGACAGACCATACGCTCGCTTTCGAAAAAGGGGATTGTGACTATCAAAGCGCCTCCGGATACATCATCACAGTTTTCTTCAGTACAGGAACTGATGCTGAATCGCGAGCAGATGGATGTTGTTGAATCTGTATCGAAGGCGATTATTGACCGGACGTTCGAGACGTTTCTCTTATACGGTGTGACTGGAAGCGGGAAAACTGAAGTCTATGTGAAGTTGATCTGGGATGCTCTCGAGCTCGGTAAAACAGCATTGCTTCTTCAACCGGAAATTGCGCTGTCCGAACAAGTCTTCTCTAAGTTATCTGCTCGGTTTGGAGACAGGATCTGCAGGCTTCATTCCAATGTCACAGATTCCGAACGATATGCAATATTCAAGGGCATCGAGTCAGGTGCGATCCGTGTTGTGATAGGACCGCGATCTGCGATATTTTCACCGCTTCGCAATCTGGGATTGATCATCGTCGATGAGGAACATGACCATTCATACAAGCAGGGTGGTTCTGCGCCCTATTATCAAGGTAGAGACGCAGCCGTCATGCTTGGCAAGCTGAGTTGCTGCCCGGTCCTTCTCGGCAGCGCAACGCCATCGGTCGAGAGCTGGGGCAATGCTCAAAACGGCAAGTACACTCTGTTGCGACTTACCACGAGATGGGATGAGCGGCAGATGCCGTCGATCAAACATATTGTGCACAGACCGGCCGCCGAGCACGAGGAGCCGCTCTCCGATTATCTTCGTGAAAGAATCGAAGAGTGCCTGTCATCAGGAGCCCAGACTGTCCTCTTTCTCAACAGGCGGGGGTTTGCGCCGACGGTGAAATGTCTGGATTGTCGCGCTACGCTGAGGTGTCCGAATTGTGACGTGGGGTTGGTGTTTCACATTGCCTCTCGTGAAAAGGTCCTCTGTCATCTTTGCGGATTCAAGTCAGCCCTGGATCACACGTGCCAGGCATGCGGAGCGGCGAACTGGGGATTCTTCGGCGCAGGCACGCAGAGGATCGAGGACTATCTGAATCTCAAATTCCCGTCTGCCGTGGTCGGTCGCCTGGATGCCGATGCGGCCGAAAAGGCCGGAGCGGCAAAGAAGACACTTGCTGGATTCTCTGCTCGAAAAGTTAATATTCTCGTTGGGACTCAGATGGTGGCAAAAGGGCTCGACTTTCCAGATGTTCGCCTTGTGGGAATTCTCGGTGCGGATGCATCGATGAACTTTCCCGATTTCCGCTCGGTTGAAAGGACCTTTGCCCTTCTTTTCCAGGCTTCCGGGAGAGCTGGCAGGGGAAAATATAGGGGAGAGGTGGTGGTGCAGGTCGACAGCGACGAATCTCCTCTCCTGCAGGTCACTGAAAAGAGCGATTTTGCCGAATTCCTCGATAAGGAACTCGCCAGGCGAACCCAGCTCGGCTATCCACCCTTGCGCCATCTGGTCTTGATGAAATTGAAGTCAGGCTCGGCTGAACGGGTTGAGAGCGCTGCATTTGAATTGCAGAAGAAACTAGCATCTGCCCGCCGCAAGTACGACCGATTCATGTCCGTACTCGGTCCCGCGCCAGCGCCCCTCTTCAAGGTTCTGAACAACTACCGCTGGCGAATCATGATAAAAACGTCATCTGTGGCATCAACTCTGACATTCCTCGATTCATTCATAGGTGACCCGAGCGTCAGAGAGACAGTGCGGAAAGTCCGCTTGATCATCGACGTCGATCCATATGATATGATGTAG
- a CDS encoding NAD(P)-binding domain-containing protein, which yields MAAFNKIAVIGAGSMGQGISRVIAATGTEVILIDRDLDLAKKGIEMIAESLNREIERWGITESEKKAILARIQPVGDFKPVKTVRMVIEAIPENLEAKRLLFAHLDNICQPQTIIVSNTSTLSITELAAATNRPDKVIGLHFLKPVHRVPLVEIVRGLKTSDETVEAIKSFAGQLNKTPVMVYEYPGFITTRIIVPFLNEAMHVLMEGIASAKDIDTAMKLAFGVEMGPLRLADMIGLDELMHWMENLLHELSEHKYNPCPLLRKMVRAGHLGVKSGQGFYAYDSEGNVVEPAEGIRE from the coding sequence ATGGCAGCTTTCAATAAAATCGCAGTGATAGGAGCCGGCTCTATGGGGCAGGGGATCTCGAGAGTGATCGCCGCCACCGGAACCGAAGTCATCCTTATCGATCGTGATCTCGATCTTGCCAAAAAGGGCATAGAGATGATCGCAGAGAGTCTTAATCGTGAGATCGAGCGCTGGGGCATAACTGAATCTGAGAAGAAGGCGATTCTTGCCAGGATTCAGCCGGTTGGAGACTTCAAACCCGTCAAGACTGTCAGGATGGTGATCGAGGCCATTCCTGAAAACCTGGAGGCGAAGCGATTGCTGTTCGCTCATCTTGATAACATCTGTCAACCGCAGACGATCATAGTGTCGAATACGTCCACACTTTCAATCACCGAGTTGGCCGCAGCGACCAACCGTCCCGACAAAGTCATCGGTCTTCATTTCCTCAAGCCCGTGCATAGGGTGCCGTTGGTGGAGATTGTGCGCGGACTGAAAACTTCTGACGAAACAGTCGAGGCTATCAAATCATTCGCAGGCCAGCTCAATAAAACGCCTGTGATGGTTTATGAGTATCCTGGTTTCATCACAACGCGAATCATCGTCCCGTTCCTCAACGAGGCGATGCATGTCCTGATGGAGGGCATAGCCTCTGCGAAAGACATCGACACTGCCATGAAACTCGCGTTTGGCGTAGAGATGGGTCCGCTGCGGCTTGCGGATATGATCGGGCTCGATGAACTGATGCACTGGATGGAAAATCTGCTTCACGAATTGTCCGAGCATAAGTACAATCCCTGTCCGTTGCTTCGCAAGATGGTCCGAGCTGGACATCTCGGAGTTAAGTCGGGTCAGGGTTTTTATGCTTATGATTCAGAAGGCAACGTCGTAGAGCCTGCAGAGGGAATACGGGAATGA
- a CDS encoding acetate kinase, protein MKVLVINAGSSSVKYQMIDTETEICLAKGDVSRIGMAGAVLTHKPHDRDAVKISGEILDHIMAIEHVISMLLSPNHGVIKDKSEIDAVGHRVVHGGERFTESTLIGTEVLAELRDMIDLAPLHNPHNIRGITACMKILEHAPQVAVFDTALHHQMPDYAYMYGIPYVLYTKYQIRRYGFHGMSHRYVSVRAAKLMDRKYEDLKIITIHLGNGASIAAIDGGISIDTSMGLTPLEGLMMGTRSGDMDPAIILRIMSTEELSLHEANTLLNKHSGLMGVSGRSSDMREIISAMDEDRKRARLAFEMYCYRIKKYIGAYIAAMNGADAIVFTAGVGENSPRVRSAVLADMDWFGIKIDEEKNADALATESDISAEDSAVNIYVIPTNEELVIAKDTDRVVREQADKNPT, encoded by the coding sequence ATGAAAGTACTTGTCATAAACGCCGGATCGTCATCGGTCAAGTACCAGATGATTGACACCGAAACGGAGATATGTCTTGCGAAGGGTGATGTTTCCAGAATCGGCATGGCAGGCGCCGTCCTCACGCACAAGCCCCATGACCGTGATGCTGTGAAAATCTCGGGCGAGATACTCGATCATATCATGGCCATAGAGCATGTCATCAGCATGCTTCTTTCTCCGAATCACGGTGTTATCAAGGACAAATCTGAGATCGATGCGGTCGGCCATCGAGTAGTCCATGGCGGGGAGAGATTCACAGAGTCGACACTCATTGGCACTGAAGTCCTCGCCGAACTGCGAGATATGATAGACCTTGCTCCTCTTCACAATCCGCACAACATCCGGGGCATCACGGCCTGTATGAAGATTCTCGAGCATGCTCCGCAAGTTGCCGTATTCGACACTGCATTGCATCACCAGATGCCCGACTACGCGTACATGTACGGGATACCGTACGTTCTATATACGAAGTATCAAATCCGACGCTATGGTTTCCACGGCATGTCTCATCGGTACGTCTCAGTGCGCGCAGCTAAGCTGATGGACCGGAAATACGAAGACCTGAAGATTATCACGATTCATCTCGGAAATGGCGCATCGATTGCAGCAATTGACGGAGGTATTTCCATTGATACGTCGATGGGATTGACTCCACTCGAAGGTCTTATGATGGGAACCCGATCAGGTGATATGGATCCGGCCATCATTCTGCGAATCATGAGCACAGAAGAGCTCTCGCTCCACGAAGCAAACACGCTTCTGAACAAGCACTCTGGTCTCATGGGCGTCTCTGGACGCTCCTCCGATATGCGGGAGATCATAAGTGCCATGGATGAAGACAGAAAGCGCGCCAGGCTTGCTTTCGAGATGTACTGCTATCGAATCAAGAAATATATCGGCGCGTATATCGCCGCTATGAATGGCGCAGATGCAATCGTTTTTACTGCCGGCGTAGGAGAGAATTCGCCGCGCGTCAGAAGCGCAGTGCTGGCCGACATGGATTGGTTCGGAATCAAGATAGATGAAGAGAAAAACGCTGACGCTCTTGCGACGGAAAGCGATATATCGGCTGAGGACAGCGCGGTTAATATCTATGTGATCCCGACCAACGAGGAATTGGTTATTGCCAAGGACACTGACAGAGTAGTCCGGGAGCAGGCCGACAAAAATCCGACATGA
- a CDS encoding sulfide/dihydroorotate dehydrogenase-like FAD/NAD-binding protein, with amino-acid sequence MNEIVYKEDLYPNITLFRISTPELVNKAEAGQFIILRAYEDSERIPMSIGGLDREKGLLTIVVMEVGKSSAEIVRMEVGEKFLDVVGPLGIPTHMEDFGGTCIVIGGGVGIPPILPIAKALKDHGNKVIGIIGARTEDLLIYEAELGAVCDQLVITTDDGSKGIQGFVTHALQKLIDDGEPIKFVMSVGPVIMMKNIARTTEPHGIPTWVSLNPIMVDGTGMCGGCRVSIDGKSKFACVDGPDFDGHKVDFDELIQRQAMYKPQEKVAYDDFLHKCRIGLGKK; translated from the coding sequence TTGAATGAGATAGTCTACAAGGAAGACCTCTATCCCAATATCACATTGTTCAGAATCAGCACGCCTGAACTCGTGAACAAGGCAGAAGCAGGGCAGTTCATTATCCTCCGTGCGTATGAAGACTCTGAGAGGATACCGATGTCGATCGGCGGGTTGGATCGGGAGAAAGGTCTTCTGACTATAGTCGTTATGGAGGTTGGCAAATCGTCGGCCGAGATAGTCCGAATGGAAGTCGGCGAGAAATTCCTCGATGTAGTCGGTCCTCTTGGGATTCCCACCCACATGGAAGATTTTGGTGGAACATGCATAGTGATAGGCGGAGGGGTCGGCATTCCGCCGATTCTCCCTATCGCAAAGGCACTGAAAGACCACGGCAACAAAGTGATAGGGATAATCGGTGCCCGGACCGAGGATCTGCTCATTTATGAGGCAGAACTTGGCGCGGTCTGCGATCAACTGGTCATCACTACCGATGACGGTTCGAAGGGTATACAGGGCTTTGTCACTCATGCGCTACAGAAGCTTATCGACGATGGCGAGCCGATCAAGTTCGTCATGTCTGTCGGTCCTGTTATTATGATGAAGAATATTGCACGGACGACTGAGCCGCATGGTATCCCGACCTGGGTGTCACTTAACCCGATAATGGTCGATGGTACCGGAATGTGTGGCGGTTGTCGCGTTTCCATAGATGGCAAATCGAAGTTCGCATGCGTTGACGGTCCTGATTTCGATGGTCACAAAGTAGATTTCGATGAGCTGATACAGAGACAAGCGATGTACAAGCCGCAGGAGAAAGTCGCGTATGACGATTTTCT